A window of Elusimicrobiota bacterium contains these coding sequences:
- a CDS encoding O-antigen ligase family protein produces MNLSHSTAPSRRGPIAGLDRPLGLLTLAGVAVFLSGARAAYWPLIAAGLFFLAAFVDSAPNPGTRTDGRNRRVAAFFLWTVLAWGVSLCPPAGTESVLKVGIFLAFGWLASRWNDDHRRFFKILVLAGALAYSAGAVLGTFFPSLTDAGLPRNPQYKSFWLVAGTLMVLPDALGLSGAKPQKASGVARRAAGWILPAFFLLGLLLFRSRSGLIAVSVGAGALIHRRWGARGLLWFVLSLAAAAVLAPVSRTAAVLKTMDPFGWSRLAIWKAAAAGVLDRPLFGWGPGLFARLYGAHRGPFPHQWIRFDHDHSFAHNDFLQLAAEYGLPALLLAGAAFGPALTRARRAADPTRWALLLSAAVFCVFNFPFYSPVNLLLAAGVFFGLSPEPDRFSPPVGRDRALWRAAFAVLGGIALGAFIAARSDRGGFVFTKAQLENRLNRADALVHPPVGGTSDPAEAEALLREVLRRWPDHPEAGHALGHLLIEHRAPPKLEEGLPWLTRASILQPTRATWWMELSGAQATLGRWPDALESAQNALRLEPEYADAQWMIARALTRIGDPAEAERFLAPLRALPPEDSASLSGYGRTIAHRDRDAYLLESAYAQLRLHNPTAALTFLSERTAPPSAESLALAVGAYLARRDRPSARRLWNDLRKGFPESPAVKLLAEAFEAVNGKAPKGKIRATP; encoded by the coding sequence GTGAATCTCTCGCATTCCACCGCCCCGTCCCGGCGCGGCCCGATCGCCGGGCTGGACCGTCCCTTGGGGCTTCTGACCTTGGCCGGCGTGGCCGTTTTCCTTTCCGGGGCCCGGGCGGCGTATTGGCCGCTCATCGCCGCCGGTCTTTTCTTTCTCGCCGCCTTCGTCGACAGCGCGCCGAACCCGGGGACGCGCACCGACGGAAGAAACCGCCGGGTCGCCGCCTTTTTTCTCTGGACCGTGCTGGCCTGGGGGGTTTCCCTCTGCCCTCCGGCGGGAACCGAGAGCGTTCTGAAAGTCGGAATTTTTCTCGCCTTCGGCTGGCTCGCTTCACGCTGGAACGACGATCACCGGCGGTTCTTCAAGATTTTGGTCTTGGCGGGCGCCCTGGCTTACAGCGCCGGAGCGGTATTGGGAACATTTTTTCCTTCGCTCACCGATGCCGGCCTTCCCCGCAACCCCCAATACAAATCCTTCTGGTTGGTCGCCGGAACCTTAATGGTTCTGCCCGACGCCCTCGGTCTTTCCGGGGCCAAGCCCCAAAAGGCTTCCGGCGTTGCGCGTCGCGCGGCGGGATGGATTCTTCCGGCCTTTTTTCTCCTCGGACTTTTGTTGTTTCGTTCCCGGAGCGGCCTCATCGCGGTGTCCGTCGGCGCCGGCGCCTTGATCCACCGTCGGTGGGGCGCCCGCGGTCTTCTCTGGTTTGTCCTTTCTTTGGCGGCCGCGGCGGTCTTGGCGCCGGTCTCCCGGACGGCGGCGGTCTTGAAAACCATGGACCCCTTCGGTTGGTCCCGCCTGGCCATTTGGAAAGCGGCGGCGGCGGGCGTCCTGGACCGTCCGCTATTCGGCTGGGGGCCCGGCCTCTTCGCCCGCCTTTACGGCGCCCACCGAGGCCCTTTTCCCCATCAATGGATTCGCTTCGATCACGACCATTCCTTCGCCCACAACGATTTCCTTCAATTGGCCGCGGAATACGGCCTTCCGGCGCTCCTTCTGGCGGGGGCGGCTTTCGGGCCGGCGCTGACGAGGGCCCGACGAGCGGCGGATCCGACTCGCTGGGCCCTGCTGTTGTCCGCCGCGGTGTTTTGCGTGTTCAATTTTCCTTTTTATTCCCCGGTTAACCTCCTGTTGGCCGCCGGCGTATTCTTTGGACTTTCCCCGGAACCGGATCGGTTTTCCCCACCGGTCGGGCGCGATCGGGCGCTTTGGCGCGCCGCCTTCGCCGTTCTCGGCGGGATCGCCCTCGGCGCGTTTATCGCCGCCCGGTCGGACCGTGGGGGTTTCGTTTTCACCAAAGCGCAATTGGAGAACCGGCTGAACCGGGCGGATGCCTTGGTGCACCCGCCGGTCGGCGGGACATCGGACCCCGCCGAAGCGGAGGCCCTTCTCCGGGAGGTGCTCCGGCGTTGGCCCGACCATCCCGAGGCGGGTCACGCCCTGGGCCATTTGTTGATTGAACACCGCGCTCCCCCGAAGCTTGAAGAAGGCCTCCCCTGGCTGACCCGGGCGTCAATTCTCCAACCCACCCGGGCGACTTGGTGGATGGAGTTGTCCGGGGCCCAGGCGACCCTGGGCCGCTGGCCCGACGCCTTGGAATCGGCGCAAAACGCCCTGCGACTGGAACCGGAATACGCCGATGCTCAATGGATGATCGCCCGGGCGTTGACCCGGATCGGCGACCCCGCCGAGGCGGAGCGATTTCTGGCTCCCCTGCGGGCCCTGCCCCCCGAAGATTCCGCCTCCCTTTCCGGGTACGGCCGGACCATCGCCCACCGGGATCGCGACGCCTATTTGCTCGAATCCGCCTACGCCCAACTGAGGCTCCACAACCCCACCGCGGCGCTGACGTTCCTGTCCGAACGCACCGCTCCTCCATCGGCGGAATCCCTGGCGCTTGCCGTCGGCGCTTACTTGGCTCGCCGGGACCGCCCCTCCGCCCGCCGACTCTGGAACGACCTTCGAAAGGGGTTCCCGGAAAGTCCGGCTGTTAAATTGCTGGCGGAGGCTTTCGAAGCCGTCAATGGGAAGGCCCCAAAAGGTAAAATACGAGCCACCCCATGA
- the rfbC gene encoding dTDP-4-dehydrorhamnose 3,5-epimerase, with product MIARTPTPLEGLLILEPRVHRDPRGYFFEAYNERDFREAGLPTDFVQDNVSVSVKGTLRGLHFQRAPHAQGKLVRVLSGSVFDVAVDMRPSSATFGKWFGLELSDENGRALYLPPGFAHGFLAAAERTLFHYKVTTLYRPGAEATLRWDDPTVNVQWPTAAPPILSEKDAGGLPWAEAIRHLAV from the coding sequence ATGATCGCCAGGACCCCCACCCCGCTGGAAGGACTTTTAATCCTGGAACCCCGCGTGCACCGGGACCCCCGGGGGTATTTTTTCGAGGCGTACAACGAAAGGGATTTTAGAGAAGCGGGGCTACCGACCGATTTCGTTCAAGACAACGTGAGCGTTTCGGTCAAGGGAACCCTTCGGGGACTTCATTTTCAGCGGGCGCCCCACGCCCAGGGGAAACTGGTTCGGGTCCTGTCGGGATCCGTCTTCGACGTGGCCGTGGACATGCGGCCGTCTTCGGCCACGTTTGGAAAATGGTTCGGGTTGGAGTTGTCTGACGAAAACGGCCGGGCCCTCTACCTTCCTCCGGGCTTCGCCCACGGGTTTCTGGCCGCCGCCGAGCGGACCCTTTTTCATTACAAAGTAACGACCCTCTATCGGCCCGGCGCCGAGGCAACCTTGAGGTGGGACGACCCGACGGTGAATGTTCAATGGCCCACCGCGGCGCCCCCGATCCTATCCGAAAAAGACGCCGGCGGTCTCCCCTGGGCCGAGGCCATCCGGCACTTGGCCGTCTAA